The genomic region atgtattttggatattgagatttggatggaggaaaggatatggattttgggacataagggcccaaaatggataaagaaggtgatggaggaatagacttggaatgtttggatggaggaatagcaattgttgatgccaattttgatgtttctttaggattttgtgcttcaaggagccgcttagggatccacatggtttttgatttttcatgcttttgtggttccttggagtgcattgccaacacaagggatttaggaacccatatatattttgactttgctttatttttctcagtgggcctttgtggccgtttggatatttctttttctttatagatcatattgttcttttttttgacatgtcgattatattggacatgttgatccttgaatacatgtggatttttagacttatgacttttacacttggcatccaaattgcttggagggggaaaggaatgcatggatggataggaatgaagtggacttcttttgggttgatgaaatttactcaaggatgtgtgcctttgctgaccttgcatagaggacaaaggaatataaggacctaagatggatggaagggatgatggggaaggtgtatgttttgattttgatggagggataccaacgtcttgagagtgagttgtgtagacatgacccttaagattttctttgatatggaggggttctttctcatgaaggtctactcctttgcctttatgaatatcttgacttgtaggatactcttttctttgggaagaagacgcgagtccattatgaggtggatatgatatgagagaaataatgagatcttgaagtggatcggattgcaccaaagtggaagaacccagtatgcatgtcgagggttcatgaacatcttgcactgacacattagaatcatgaggggtatcaggatcatgaggggaactAGGATCATGTACTGGACATGGTTCAATGagaggctcttcaagagatggaatgggagaaataatgggatcatcaaaagaaatgcgatcttggagtgtatatggagcattaagacaaggagatggaggaacaaaaggatcttgtggaggatttaaaggaataatttgatcttgacaaggaggaagatcattggaatcctctttaaagttgcttttctcttgactttcaatgggatcatcggaaaggatggaaaggataccttgatctttcttaggaagtggaatgtcaatagaatttgaaaggacattgggttcttggatagaatggacaggaataagtgaatccttgcgagtgtctggggaaatgggatcttggtcaacaattggatgggatgataaggtttcaagatcttgatcttcatctatttcaagatgcATTTCTTCATGCTCTGAATTAtcttcttgacatggggttggactttggatatgcacgggggattttgacaaggaatcaatgttttggcatgaaggaaatgcactttgaacatttgtgatggattctggcaaggaatcaatgcttgaacatgaggaagagggacttcgaatggggtcctctaaaatagataatggcaataaagtgcatggtggcattgggtcttgtatttctaaaacatgacaaggatgtgcatcatgaattggattatcttggcaatcaattatggatagcccttggataattgcatccttgggtgtattgtttgatgaggacaatatagaaggttcttgtgaaacttctaaaggtgtagggatagatgccactggagagtcaatttgtttgtggggggatgaggtattgctagacataattgtattatcttgatcttcctcaaagaactcacttggtagtttccttaagatcattgcaataaagccacctttctttcgaggttttgacatagttgtatttggaatttgagcTTGTTTgcaaaggagttggttctggtctgatgtcatgttttgatattggacttggttcaattgttccaacatgtttgaaacttggcttggtgtgtgctgcaacctttgtttttgaatgtttggttgtagttgttgacattgatattccaccattggttgaaccatttgttgacattgtatagttggttggacatattgttgaaattggaccattggttgtgttggttatatatgttggaactgttgaacaattggttgtgatggttgaaaatgtgggaactattgaacaattggttgtgatggttgaaaatctgattgatagtaaacatcttcttgttcttgttgtggaggcaaataatgttgaaattgatgttgtctcttttcttgaaattgtttcatcatctctatttgtgagaggagagctggtatgtctgatcgttcaagaagagatcttacatcaattggctcaatctttggattttgacctggaaatttttgaaacattttggacatttgtgatctattcttctcaatgtttttcactctttgttccaatatctcctcttcttgagctagtttctcctctagtttttgtatttggacatttacatcatcatgataagtttgatccaagttctgagacatgattgattgctcaattgtgatgacatggattcgtaagaaggttgagacctcatttcaacaaatatgtcactatgcaatgcaactaatgggactgacaaatgcaacctaaaggatgacaatgcagcttaatgtttttgttgtttttcaggattttaacaaactcatgaatgcaattctaaaaatgagacccttaggaaattgaaatgatgtctagacctcaaaggacaaaaggaccaagtgacaataggacaaattgacaatgtctctcCTATATGCTTgtatactaagctaggtttgaccaaatgacattgatgacaaaaagacaaaagtttgataaggtcaagacttcctaacaataacttagggtttatcaaagattttcattactcaagtatgacaaaacctagttttgacactatatgcaaagggacaattactatgcaaatgaccctaatatgatatgataatgacctaagcttgatgaagagacctagggtatgcaaatgcaaatgtatgacaatgtcaacctaaagttgaattatgaaatggtattactctaatgcaagaggacacatgcaaatgaatgacccttattgatatgcgaaaggagtatgacctaggtgaaacctaaccttggcacttgacaatgactttgcaaaatgcaaacctaggatgaacctaaatctaagtgacatgaatgttgagacaagattttgaaaaatgtttgacaaccatgttcgaagatgttttgaactttgttggatgaaatgttcttgtgtttaaccttgtttgaatcaatttgtcttggttttgaaatgagacacaactcaacttttgacaaacaaagaagacaagatatttcaacttagactcaagataatcatgctcattcacacatttcttatggtaggcaagggcagtaggtacttgagaggtagactcattatgagattcaaggagaatacatagatgcttgaccccacgggctcccctccacgacactcacttctcaaggcaaccaagcatcagtccccatggaaatctccccatggcgaacttagtatctcttccaagtatctaaaCTTGTcgttctcaagaaactagaaggatttttggcctctaaatacaaggtgtttagtcaagatttctattaagcgttactccttggtgtcacgcaagcgtgattgagacattaagcccaccaagataccaaacaaatgtagtcacgcaagcacgctttagactgtgaggtcctacttagatgttgatatgagaaagagtccaagggtcatcacttcccaagtaactacaattcccacgtaacccttcctttaaagcttttgcccatcaggtatttatttatagtgagttagaatgccaaggtattctagctgtactcactttgggtcgttcccttctcatgattatcacttgcttgcaaaagaaagcaaatggtcgggaaggcaggccctctaaaggtaacaaacaatctaaaccaagagaatggtattgaagatttggatttctaatcaccctaagaaggatgagagcatactctcctactccgatgtcaaactcaacaatcaaagcaaacacaaattcattccatcctatttagcaataatactaagtgcctaattatgaattacaaacacccaGTTTAGTTGGAGtgtaaggcaacctgcaaaaccaccaagtcagaagtttgattttcttagtctttgactagcgaacctgcatagaATGTGTtattagtttcatttgttgtctttgtcatgtgtatgccaaggtgctgcacagagaatcagtaccaaaaaccaaaaagcagaaacagaatgcaaaacaaaataatttgcaagtaaaaaaaaacactgccttttacctctgtttctggccctacacaggcacataatgtctcacacaggcacaaaatgcttgacacaggcgtagactatccttgacacaggcacaaaatgcttgacataggtgcagattatctcacacaggtgcaaaagttctcagaaaaccctgcattaccctgtttcttgggtttttcacctgcaaatcaactcaaaagcatgattagggggttagttcacattgggttcaccaattaatgtagataggaatctggaaatcatcaaagcaaataggaaattggtctagctcaatcatgaaaactaaaatgcagtgacaagaatcctaaaaacactcaatagagatagggaaataaaacattcaaatgaaatgcaaaccatcgcaaacgtgaatgtctcctccatgattctccattgtccttctttctccttcaaatagctttgttttttcaatctcaccttcaagtgaataagtataatgtgaaagcaagattgacaagacgagacgacagcataagggtactataagcgtgattgattcgaccagggactcgaaaatgtgatcaattgggattgaagaaattcatccaatttatagataaattggataaaagacaagattagcatgaattagattcaaatggaaattgcaaatcaagaatgacaaacatgacaaattatgacaaatttgcactttctatgcaaaattgattgattgtcaattatgacaaaattatgacaaatttctatgtcaaaattgattgattgtcaattatgacaaattatgacaaattgaaatgtcattcccataaaattaggagaaaaaaggagaaaattgaaattagatgaattagaaattaggaaattagaaaattgatgaaattaggaattaagtgaattaattaacaatttttcatttattaattaattcacaaagagggatgaattagttagccaattaaataaacatttaattgtgacaagaagacttaggataaataaataaattatttaacctagagggagaaatgacaaacaaggttaaatgaataaatcatgaaaccctcgaagatgaattagaaatgcaaggatgacaattaggtcttgattgaaggatcgatttgatcatgattctgacttgataaaagaccaatgctgataaatgatttggttgataaatgcaccaattgatgaggaacaatgactaattgatccatattgacatgattgagaaggacgacgatcgatgacaaattgatcgcaagacgacaagattgaaaatgacaacgatcgatgacaaatcgatcgcaagatgacaagattgatgacaatttgatcaaaggaaaaggatcgatgacgaatcgatcgcaaaatgatgagattgacaagttgataagagattgacaagatcgaccaaaatcatgattaaagattgctatcgacaagacctaattcgaaagcgataaaaatgaggaatgcaaaagaaggactcgatgctcgcaaatgataaagacaaagtgtgcgacatagaagaaatgttaatgcaatgcaaaaacctaaaataaggcaatgcgccaatgttaaaaaatgactctgcaagcgttgaccatttttagacatgtACAGTTTCCTATTAGTTGtagcagattaaatcccttaaccaagtaggtcctgACATGCCTTAATcttataaatcccttaacagggtatctctcaaaaagagtggtaaatcctctcacgaggttgatacTAAACATGTCATTAAGTTCCTAACTAGTTTGCACttccaaatcccttaaccaggtgactcctaacagggtttgctcctaacagggcatattgtaagatcctaacagggctaagctcctaatagggtgtattTCAAAAGAGTACAattctttgtgggtactaactcctaccgtggtttttccctatttgggtttctatgtcaaaaatatggtgttcatgtgtggaatgattttcatgtgatattattgattatctttagtttattcatttttttgAATACATCGATTATAGCAATTTATCATAGATTTATCAGTGGTTACCAGTACTatttaatgaattggcatatgtgcTAAATGAAGTTGGATTTGTTGTAAGTTTGATGTGGAGTTTAGAATTTAAAATtggtgttaatactaattcacccccactctcagtattaaccagatcctcatagaattaacaattggtataagagctttggtcctttgtgtgcagaaatcctaaccgcttgagggaaagattttgaggaagtcaagattatgaagaaagagggtcctaaatTCAATAAgtataactacaagatctggaaagatagaatgaagatctatatcaaaggtCTTGGTGTACAATTTATTGGaagcaaattgaaataaaatatgttgctcctactactactcccccgACACTAGATGAACTCAAAGAGTAGCAAGAGAACATGCAAGCCTTGGAAGCTATTGTTAGTGTATAtacattattcttctattaaatagttttttttttttttaggaaaaagtggcaagccactataTTATTTATTAATCTGATTCAAAGAGGTCAACTGGGAAAGAATCAGTGAAGAAAACCCAGCATCGTCCctaatatttacatatatttagaTATTCTGAACAAGTGATTACAAAGGATTATCACCCATCGTTATACCAAAACCTGAAGATAAACAACACTAATCTTTGGCAATCTCTAGATACAATAGCTTTGGCATCAAGTACCTAGACATAGAACTTCAACATACAAGACTAATCACCAGTTGAAGACTGCTTATCCAGAAAGGTACAATTAGTAACACAATTGACTCCCAGAGATTCTGATCAATTGGCTGCAAATTTACTGTCGCTATAGTCGGCTGCATGGAATTTGATATATTAGGATCCCTTTGCAATTCAATCATAGCCAAGCCCACTGAGTTTATTCTTTCCACCAAGAAGCTCTACACCAATGATGTGCCGAATAGCTCTTCGGACTGTGTTTATAGTAAAAATTATCCTGCTGATTTGAGATTATCCTGCTAATTTGAGATTTGATGAAGATATAGAGCAATGTTCCATTATTGAAAATGCTGCACATTCAAACCTGTGGCTCTCCAAGCAAATGCTGAATATTTTTGCCTAGTTGAAAGATTGATAATTTTTGGGGAAATTAAAAACCCCATCCTCGGAAAAATTGCTTCTGCCGTATAATTTGACAATTAACTaaccaaatgtgaaattggaaATAAAGAATCATGTTTCATATTGAATAATAGTGGCTTCCTCTATGACAAGCCATTCTATTTCCCCATCGCCAACTCCTCTGGTTCCTGAACAGCTCTTGATCTTTATTTTCCAACAGCGGTTGAGCACCAAAGCAATATCTGATGCATTGCTCTGGGTACCAGTCAAGCCTCTTCTTGAATTTAAGATAGGTTCTATCAACATTCAAAGCCCTGGCATGCTCATATTCTTCCCCTTCCCAGGTTTCACCATTTGCATCTTCAGAGACATAATTATGTGCTGCTTGATAATCTAGAAATGTATGCAAAGCGGACAAATATTTTTACTCAGTGCAACTGTCATTCCAATAGGAGAGGCAAATTGACCCTATGGTtccaaatcaacatcaacatgtctataTTTACTGCTAAAACTGTGCTCTGTCTCAAGACCAGTGCCAAGCTTGTGTTGCGAGTTGATCAGAGACCCGTGGAGTGAAGATGGAAAGGCAACCTAAGGTAGCATAGTTGTTTTGAAGCCATGAGAGTCAACAATCTTTTGAATGTCCTTGTCCACGGTTGAGAAATCCTGCCGAACTCGAACATGGGTGAGAACCTGTCTGCTCACATTCATGATAATTGGAGGGGAGCCGTGAGTTAGCTGCTGATAGGAATGATTAGGCGGTGTTCCTACAACAATTTGTGGATTTGGCTCATACTGACAATAATTGGATAGAACAtccattgtgtgagtagtttgatGGCCAGTGTCAGTGTCTTCACTCATAAACTCCTTGCGAGCTTGTCTGACGGGATGTTCTATAATCTTGTGTGCAGCATGATGAAAAATGCGACCATGCTCGCAGTCCTCTGCATTCTCCTGATGCCAAGGGTCAAGATTATCATCGAATTGGATATAGACTTTCGTGCATTGACCAGCTGTACCAATATTTCTAGTGCAGGAATCTTTGGAGGTAACGTGCCTATGAATGTGACCATGTGTCTTAGCATGGAGTGTGCCTTGATCACTATGCTTTCCAATGTCTCTATACTCAAATAGAGATTTATCTTCTCtattttgatttggatttgagGAAGATAAAAAAATATGGGAGCACAGGCAAGCCAGTATCCAGAATACCAGCTTCATTATGACTTATTTCTCCATCTAAAAGATGATTGCCCTCATCTTGACTCTCAGATGGATGAGCAGCCATGTAACCAGCTTCCAACAAAGCCCTACCAAGCTCCCGCATATCAAGAGATCCAGCACTATCTTCACCATTTGTTGAATGTCTCCATGTGTCATCCTCCCACCATTCATCCATACTGGAGTTAAGCTCCTGCTCTTGCTCACCAAGCCTGTTTGGTGATTCTGTCCCTGTTAGGAAGTCATCACTTGAAGATGATGATCCTAACAAGGACCCTCTAAACATGCCACCAGTTTGAGATGGTTCCACAGGAATTCATTTCTGAACTCATATTGTATGCCAACTCAATGGGCTGATCCCACAATTTGGGAGAGGACATCCAAAAATATAGAGTGTACGCTCTTCAATATGTAGTTTATCAGTCTCAAAAGAGGCATAGATCTGTGCAACAAGCCCAAGGTCTCGACCACATACACCACACTTCATCAATTCAAGATTGATTTCTTCTGCTGGAACTAGCCAGTCTAGCAAGCCACCAATTTTTGTGGTAAAGTGATCAGAAGCTTCACAATTCTCCTATGCCCATGGCCCAGGCATACCCAAGATGGTAATTTCCTGCTAAACTCAGCACTTTAAACATTACTGCTAGTAGAGGCTTCCATGTCATCATGAATAAGATTTTTTAAAACCTTATTTTGCTCAATAAAAGGTAGAGAATGAAAAGTAGAAACAGAAACCCCATCACAACCCAAGTTTGATAAAAAATCTGCAACTTTATTCCCTTCTTGATAAATATGCGAGATGCAAACATCCGAACACTCATCAAGGAGTCTCCAAATTTGGTTAAGAACATATTTTAGTTTCCAAGAAATGATGCGCCTATGTATACAAGCATCAATAATAACTGATGAATCCCCTTCTATATGTAGCCTATTGAAATAGCCTCGTTTAGCTAATAAAAGCCCAGCCAACAGGGCGTGAgcctcagcaatgttatttgtgtcaATAGGCAAGGGAGATACTATGATTGCTACAACCTCTCCAAGAGAATTTCTAATACATGCTCCAAAACCCGATGGCCCTGGGTTTCCTctagaggctccatcaaaattcaatttccaaAAACCATCTGTTGGAGGACGCCAAGTGTTCTTCCGGGGTAAGATATGAGCTGGAGGATGACTAATTTTCCACCCATTTGGAATAAATAATTGTTTCCATTCTTGGACAACTTGGGAATCCCAATGAGTCACAATCGGATTGAATTTAATCATTTTTAAGTTGGAATTAGTCACTTCCGAAATAGATCTTTCAATACCAATCAAAACAATTTCTAGTGGAAGGGATTCCTTTCTGAAAATATGCTTATTTCGTTCCCACCAAATAGCCCAAACTACCGAGGCTGGGATACATTTCCAGAGGTTTGCAAATAATGATTTTTGATAAAGAACTGGCCATGCTTGAAATAGATCCCAAAGGTTGTTTGGCAATGGGGAACAATACTTAAGTTTATTCAAAATAAAGCACCAGCATTGATAAGCAAATGAACATGTAACAAACAAATGGTCCACAGTTTCATCATGTTCCTCACAAAGAACACATTTAAACGGAGCAACAATATGTAGTCTACTCAATCTGTCACTAGTTAAAATCCTGTGTTTAAGTGCCAGCCATGAGAAACAACCTGCTTTAGGAAGAACTACTGGATTCCAACAAAATGAAAAAGCTCTGGAATTAGGTTTGTTCAAAACATTCTGTTGTAAAATTTTATACCCCTCTTTCACTGAATAATTACCATCCTTAGCTGGAGCCCAAAAAATCTGATCTTGCGCTTCAGAAAAGTAGACTTGTCTTGAGCTCAAAATATTTTGAAATCGATTAATGTCCTGGGGTGAAAGAGGTAAAGAATTTGGATCCTTCCAAACTATTTTCTTTGAGAATTCACAAACATATTCCACATATTGATTCAACTAGGTCCCCCAATGGATTTCAGCAACTTGAATAATGTTCAAAGAGATCCCACTCTTAGCCAGGGGAATTTGACCATTCCAGGAATCATTCCAAAAGTTAATACTTAGTCCATTATTGACTTCCCAGGAAATATAATCAACTATGATTTTGCGTGAAGCTATCATGAAGTCCCAAATGACCGATCCTTTTGGAGGATTAGAAATAGTGAAGATTCTAGAGGGATCATTGTTATCTAGATATTTTTGCTGCATAATCTTGCACCATGTGGACTGCGACTTACAaaacatgtgccaaatcaatttC from Cryptomeria japonica chromosome 3, Sugi_1.0, whole genome shotgun sequence harbors:
- the LOC131873948 gene encoding uncharacterized protein LOC131873948; protein product: MGMNEETYSSQKNLQEQWEELCSREEMYWRQKSRELWLQDGDRNTKFFHNSAKKKRTNSTIFHIKDASSGILLTNENLIRDEGIKFFKNLLAPDVLPSPSASQVEDLLDTIPQVITEQDNVILMAPFTIQEIRKVVFSFSPDKAPGPDGFTALFYEICWNIIGWDLLAAMEESRRSKSMLKYFNTTNISIIPKIRDPQTFADFRPISLCNLSYKIITKAIYLRMQHLIPRIISPEQGGFVPGRETMEGALVAHEVLHSINLSKASNFVIKLDMMKAYDRVCWKFLLQVLAKMGFSKIWCKWIKACILGAWFSLIINGKPMGFFPSTQGIRQGDPLSPVLFIIMAEAFSRAISHQHLLNKWKGALISGTNISITHSLFADDTLMFGLSNVQEARHILYILDLYLAVSGQIINAQKSKIYFFNTEKMVSDKIIQILGFLEDFLPSVYLGIPFFMGSNKSSYWSSVIQPIQSRIAAWKVRWLSLAGRILLIKSVLAAIPNYFIVVLKIPSKVLVTIHKLIKGFLWSGNMDESRKISLISLQDMSHTPNAGGAGIHDLSNRNEAFGGKLIWHMFCKSQSTWCKIMQQKYLDNNDPSRIFTISNPPKGSVIWDFMIASRKIIVDYISWEVNNGLSINFWNDSWNGQIPLAKSGISLNIIQDINRFQNILSSRQVYFSEAQDQIFWAPAKDGNYSVKEGYKILQQNVLNKPNSRAFSFCWNPVVLPKAGCFSWLALKHRILTSDRLSRLHIVAPFKCVLCEEHDETVDHLFVTCSFAYQCWCFILNKLKYCSPLPNNLWDLFQAWPVLYQKSLFANLWKCIPASVVWAIWWERNKHIFRKESLPLEIVLIGIERSISEVTNSNLKMIKFNPIVTHWDSQVVQEWKQLFIPNGWKISHPPAHILPRKNTWRPPTDGFWKLNFDGASRGNPGPSGFGACIRNSLGEVVAIIVSPLPIDTNNIAEAHALLAGLLLAKRGYFNRLHIEGDSSVIIDACIHRRIISWKLKYVLNQIWRLLDECSDVCISHIYQEGNKVADFLSNLGCDGVSVSTFHSLPFIEQNKENCEASDHFTTKIGGLLDWLVPAEEINLELMKCGVCGRDLGLVAQIYASFETDKLHIEERTESPNRLGEQEQELNSSMDEWWEDDTWRHSTNGEDSAGSLDMRELGRALLEAGYMAAHPSESQDEGNHLLDGEISHNEAGILDTGLPENAEDCEHGRIFHHAAHKIIEHPVRQARKEFMSEDTDTGHQTTHTMDVLSNYCQYEPNPQIVVGTPPNHSYQQLTHGSPPIIMNVSRQVLTHVRVRQDFSTVDKDIQKIVDSHGFKTTMLP